GtacaagaatatttgcataatcaAGTTATTTATAAGGCGACTCTATTATAGGCATTAATTTTTAACTTGAAAAGCATGGTAATTAACCCTGCTACAATAAGTTAAATTACACTTGATAGTGTAAAGAAAATTTTATATTTTCACTGTATATGACAGATCCTTATTATAATCGTTAGTTTAGTGGCCACTCCTTTCCCCCACAAGAAGGAAATGTTTTTGAAAAGAAGTATCACTGGGTCTCTCTATATTGTTGATGTGTAGATGAAGAAATACATGAACTACATTAGGAAATTAATCATTTAACATATACATGTGAGAAAATTTAAGAAATTCTCAGAAGAGAACCAATAAGTTTCTTCCCATTGTTTCATAAAAAATGTTACTTCCAATTTTTGCTAAAGCTAATGAAGGACGATATTAATATTGGCGAAGAATGAAGATACTATTAGCATTACGGTAATCAAAGGGACATGCGTTGTATTCGATAGACCCTCAACTTAAAGCAACCATGCATAATCACTACAGTACGGAGAAAGAAAAAGGGACACTATAATAATCATTAGCCAATTCAGTTCAAGTTTGTCATGATTGTAATTTCAGTTTTCACAATAGAAGAAACTCAAATTCCAATAGCAAAGAAGTCAGGAAGAGAGAAAATTTTCGGGAATGTATTTTTACATTAACATCTTCCAGAGAAAAGACTACAGAATATAAGTTGGGAATTGCAGTGCAACAAAGAAACTGCAATTTCTAAGACTCCAGGCTGATCTATCATTTCCAAAAGAAGTCAACTAATCTTGAATTATactgaattaaaaaaaaaaaaaaaaaaaaaaaggcagcccagtgcactaagctctcgctatgTGCGGGGTCGggaaagggccggaccacaagggtctatttgtacgcagccttacccctgcATTTCTGTAAGAGGCTGTTTCCCACGGCTTGaactcgtgacctcctggtcacatggcatcAACTTTACTGGCTACACCAAGGCTTCCCTTCTTGATATACTGAATATGAAATACAAAATCCCTTTTATATACAGCTTAAGTTCAAGAATCCCGGTGATCTCGGAAGAATACAACATAAACTAATTTGCTGCAAATTTCAGTGAGAAGTTAATAGAATCTGAAAGAGAAAAGTGAAGTGAAATCAACAGTGCACAACGAGTTTCTTTCACCCAACTCTCTCCGAGTTCGTGTCATCTGATGGCCAAATCACAGTTTCCATGAGCCGCTCACGCATCACTTCCACATTCTGATCAGATATTCGGTTGTAGATCTCCTCGTGATCACATTTCTACAATGGATCAGcggcaaaaataaaataaaacaaataagtATGACAGTTCCATGTCCAAAAGTTCTGAAGCAAAAGCGTTTTAGTTCTTACTTTTATCCATTTCGCATACAGACTGAGCCGTGTTACCATCACTTTTTCAGCGAGTTCTTGCTTCTCCTGTCAAGAATATCGTAAGAAGTTGTCAGCTCACTTTCTTTTTCTTGTGAGAGtgatttcttttctcttttcaaaaGCTTTGTCAAGAGCTCGGAGGTCATTTCAAAGATGCAAAGTCCATAGTTACTTAAATTAAGACACTTGATGTACATAAATGGAGGTCAAGAAGACTTACCTTAGCAAGGTTGCGAATAAAACGCTTCCCATCCCTAAGCTTATTTACTGTAACATAACTGTTGAAAACAGATAGTCAAGAAACAAAGTGAACAAGCTCAAACGATTGACATCAGTACTGCAGTGATTACTGCTCTCTTTAGCCGTAAAATATCAAGACCAAGTGAAATAACTCTAGATTTAGGCATTTCTGTTTGATAATCTGAGAACCAGTAGACCATAGGACACACTCTTATTCATTAAAAAGATACTTTCGAGAGGAAAATATGTACTTACTCATTGAACCATTGATATTGTGGAGAGTCCATTTCATTAAGCTGGTTCAAAATAGTCCTCACTGCTTTAAATGTGAAGTAGTTAAGAATTTGCTGCAGAAAAATGCAAGTGTTTCAGATCTTGTTAAGCAGCAAAATATGAGAATACTTCAGAATCAAACAAGGATTATGTCATATTTGGAAGGTATATCCCAAAAATCAACCGACTAATTCCTTATGCCAGAGATTCTCCTTGATATAACAAAAATTTTTGGCAGTTAAACAGATACAGCTAGAGATTCAGAAAGAAATAGCCCTTGAACTAACAATAGTATCAGTC
The Nicotiana sylvestris chromosome 11, ASM39365v2, whole genome shotgun sequence DNA segment above includes these coding regions:
- the LOC104237928 gene encoding chaperonin-like RbcX protein 2, chloroplastic, whose protein sequence is MVGALSVVGSSMVDSHSSPCLCLDALPTCNKLSVGDSVLYKNSSSIGRKQLPRLGSMELSSSFVDLRFSAKAFKGNYKNLKKEKKSRRNLVVVSDLGGQYEYGFDDIKTQILNYFTFKAVRTILNQLNEMDSPQYQWFNDYVTVNKLRDGKRFIRNLAKEKQELAEKVMVTRLSLYAKWIKKCDHEEIYNRISDQNVEVMRERLMETVIWPSDDTNSERVG